From Rhodopseudomonas palustris:
CGGCGGAGGCGGCGCCAGAGGGGCCGGCGGGTCGAGCACCGCCGGGCTGCCGCCGCCGCGCAGCGCGCGCAGCACCGCTGCGACCAGCGCGGGCTTGCGCAGCGGCTTGGCGAGGAAGTCGGTCATGCCGGCCTCGCGACAGGTCCTGATGTCGTCGGGGAACGCATTCGCCGTCAGGGCGATGATCGGCAGCTTGGCGAATGCGCCACCCTGGGCGCGGATCGCGCGGGTGGCGGCCAGCCCGTCCATCGTCGGCATCCGCACATCCATCAGCACGACGTCGAACTCTTCCTCGGCCACCGCGCGCAGCGCTTCGGCGCCGTCGGACACGATGCGGGTCTCGGCGGCGAATTCCTGCAGCATTTTCAGCACCACCATCTGATTGGTGGCATCGTCTTCGGCGATCAGCATCCGCAGCGAATGGCCGAGCAACGCGATCCGGGTTCGCAGATCGTCATTGCCGACCCGGTCGAGCCGATAGTCGGCGATCAGCGCGTTGGTCCAAGGCAAGTCCAGACTGAAGCGGAAGGTCGATCCTTCGCCCAGCTTCGAGGTCACGTCGATGGTGCCGCCCATCTGCTCGACGATGCGCCGGCTGATCGCCAGCCCCAGGCCCGTGCCCCCGAAGCGGCGATTGATCGAAACGTCGCCTTGCGCGAAATCGGTGAACAGCGAGCCGACCCGATCGGGCGGAATGCCGATGCCGGTGTCGGTGACCTGCCACTCGATCGTGGCGTAGCTGTCGTCGCGCTTCACGCAGGTGAGCACGATGGTGACGCCGCCCCGATCGGTGAACTTCACCGCGTTGAAGGCGAGGTTGAGCAGCACCTGTCGAATTCGCTGGGCGTCCCCGGTCAGGGCCGGCGGCAGCCGCGGATCGACGTCGACCTTCAGCGCCAGCCCCTTCGCCCGCGCGTTCGGCTCGACGATCGACCGCACCGCATCGACCAGCACCGACGGCGAGAAGTTGACCTGTTCGAATTCGATGCGACCGGCCTCGAGTTTGGACAGGTCGAGGATGTCATTGAGGATCCGCAGCAGATTGTCGCCGGAGTCGCGGATCGTCGTGACCGCGTGATGCTGCTCCGGATCGAGCTTGGTCTCGAGCAGCGAGTTGGCGAGTCCGAGCACGCCGTTCATCGGCGTGCGGATTTCGTGGCTCATCATCGCCAGGAAGCCGGATTTCGCGCGGTTCTCGGCCTCGGCCTGCTCGGCCCGCCAGCGCTCGGTGACGTCGCGGCCGACGCCGCGATAGCCGGTGAACTCGCCGTTGTGATCGAGCATCGGCCGCGCCGTCAGCGACCAAAGCCGCTGGGTGCCGCCGATCATCACATGCACGACGAGTTCGTGCATCGGTTCGCGCGCCGCCATCTTGGCGGCGACCGCGGCCGCGCAGCGGCCGTCTTCCGGGCACAGCATGCCGAGCACGTCCGAGAGCTGTGCGCCCTGCAGGATACTGACCGGCAGATGCGCGACTTCGACGAAGCGGTCGGGCACATGCACCAGCCGCCCCTCGCTGTCGGTCTGCCACAGCCAGTCGCTGGCGTTCGCCTGGAAATCCTTGAGCAGCAGAGAGATGATCTCGGTGTTGCGCTCGAGTTCGAACTGGGCGCGGAGATTGTCGAAGAACATCTCGCCGTGCGAGACCAGATTCCGCGACATGAACACGGCGTAGAGCATCAGAAAAATCATGGTGATCTGATAGCCGGTGCCGGTGCACAGCATCAGCGCGATCGCAGAGCCGAGCACCATCGCCCAGGTATAGGCAAGGCCTGCGCGCGGCACCGTGGACAGCGCAAACGCGCCGCCCGACATCATACCTGTGACAAGGCAGCCGATGATCAACTGATCGGTCGGCTCGGCATCGGGAAACAGTGCAATCGGCATTGCGCCCCAGATCATGCCGAGGATCAGGGCCTGCACGCTCATCCGCCTGATCGCGTTCGCGGAGGCCTCGCGCGGCGGATTGTGCCGCGTCTTGAGCCAGGACCGCATAGCCAGCGCCGCAGCGATGCCGATCGAGCCGAACCACGTCAGCAGGAACAGGTGGGAGTTTCTGTCCCAGAACGTCACCAGGACCAGTGCCGCGTTGAACATATTGATCGACATCGTGACCGGCACCAGCCGGCTGACGCTGTGGATCTGCGCGGCGCGGATCAGCCGCATCTCGCGTTCGTCGACATTGGCGGGTGTCAGGGTGCCGGCGCCACGGCCGCCGAACCAGAAGGCCAACCGCGAAGGCCAGTCCCCCCGAATCCGCTGTGCCGTCATGATGGTCTGCCGTAGGCCGGACATCTCGCAACGCTCTCTCGGCCGCTCGTCAGGTTCTGCATTCAATCACCGGACCCGGGCCTGGCAAGGTGATTATACCCGCGCCACCGACTACTGTCTTCCGGCGCCGCGTATCAGCTATCGCCCAGGCGTCTGGCGACCCCGGCCGATGGCGTAGCGACCATGGGACCCCGTTGCTTCCGAGGCGTTAATTTGGACGCGACCGCTGCAAGGATAGCCACGGCAGTTAACAATTGCCGAAAGTTACAGGAGAAATCGACTGAGCAATACTGCTCATCCGGGACGGATGATGGATCGACTTCCGCATCGTCGCTCCTCGATTCGCCGGATGGCTGTTCGTTCCGTCGTTCTAACCCGATCGGAAACGATAAATTCCGGAACTGCCGACCGATCCCACCGTTGTCTCTTCGAAGCACACCAGTGAGGTGAAGCTCGAGAGATCAAGGAGAGTTTCGATGGGTAGCACGATGGACAAGATCAAGGGCACCGCCAACGAGATGACCGGCAAGGCCAAGCAGGGAATCGGCGAGGCCACCGGCTCCGAGAAGTTGCAGGGCGAAGGCGCGGTGCAGGAAGTCAAGGGCAAGGGCCAGAAGACGATGGGCGAGGCCAAGGAAGCCGTGAAGGACACCACCGACAAGGTGTCCGATGCCGCCCACCGCAATCTCTGAGCGCGGCATGATCGATCGCGGTTAGTTTACCAAGCTGCGATCACTGCGAAAGAGATCACCACGAAAGACCGGCCTTGGGCCGGTCTTTCTGCGTTTGGGAGCCGATCAACGCCGCGCCCGAACCATCACCGCGGGGTTGACGATGTCGACCGGCTCGCCGGCCGCATAGGACACGATCTGGTCGAACACATCGCCGAACTGCAGTTCGTATTCGTCGTGCGACACGTAGCCGATATGCGGCGTGGCGACGACGTTGTCCATCGTCAGCAGCGGATCCTGCGGATCACGCAGCGGCTCGGCCGAACACGTCGACCGCCGCCATGCCGGGACGGCCGGCACGCAGCGCGTCGACCAGCGCTCCGACCTCGATCAACCCCGCCCTGCTGGTGTTGACCAACAGCGCCGTCGGCTTCATCCGCGCCAGATCCGCACGCGTGACGATGCCGCGGGTGGCGTCGACCAGCCGCATGTGCAGCGACAGCACGTCGCTGTCGGCGAAGAATTCCTCTCTGCTTCCCGCGATCAGATATCCGTCGGCGCGCGCCTCCGCCAGATTGGGCTCGCGCGCCCAGACCTGCACCGTCATGCCGAAAGCACGGCCATAGCCCGCGACCACCCGGCCGATCCGGCCGTAGCCGTAAATTCCCAGAGTCTTGTCGCGCAGCGTGTGGCCGACGCCGATCTGCCATGTGCCGGCCTTGAGCGCCGCCATCTGCTGCGGAATCTGTCGCATCGCCGCCAGCACCAGACCCCAGGTCAATTCGGCCGCCGCATAGGACGGCGCGCCGGCGCTCATGTTCGACGACACCACGATGCCGAGCCGCGTGCAGGCGTCGATATCGATGTGCGGATAGACGCCGCGCTGGCTGATCAGCTTCAGCTTCGGCAGCTTCTCCAGCAAGGCGGCACGGATCTGCGTGCGCTCGCGGATCAGCACCAGCGCCTCGGCATCACGCAGCCGCTCCGCCAGTGCGTCGGTGTCCTGGACGTGATCGTTGAACACCGTGACGTCGTGGCCGTCGAGCTTGGCGAAGCACTCCAGCGTCCGCAGCGTGTCGAAGTAATCGTCGAGGATGGCGACTTTCACGCGGCGTGTCCCTTCTCTTCTTCTCCCCTCCCCCTTGCGGGGAGGGGAGCCATCGCCGCTTCGATCCGAGCAACTATTGCTTTCTCAGTAGCCCAGCGCGCAGCCATCCTTGCGCGGATCGGAGCCGCCGGTGAGCGTGCCCTTGTCCCAGTCGATCCAGATCGCCTGGCCGCCGCCGTGCGGCGTACCGACCGAAGTGACCTGGTGGCCGAGCGCCTTCAGGCCCTCCACCGTCGCGGCGGGCACGCCCTCCTCGAGCTGATACACGTTCTCGTAGTGCAGCCCACGCGGCAGATCGATCGCCTCCTGCACGTCGAGGCCGTAGTCCAGGATGTTGGTCAGGACATGGACCTGGCCGACCGGCTGGTACTGGCCGCCCATCACGCCGAACGACATCCGCGCCCGGCCGTTCTCGGTGGCGAGCGCCGGGATGATGGTGTGCAGCGGCCGCTTGTTCGGCGCGATGCAGTTCGGATGGCCGGGCTGAATGCGGAAGCCGGCGCCGCGATTCTGCAGCAGGATGCCGGTGTTGTTCGAGACGATCGCCGAGCCGAACGAATGCGCGATCGAGTTGATGAACGAGCAGACGTTGCGGTCCTCGTCGACCACGGTGATGTACACCGTCGACGGGTTCATCGGCGGCGACACCTTCGGCAGATCCAGGATCTTGTCGAGCGCGATCTTGCTGAAATGCTCCTCGGCGAATTCGCGCGCCAGAATGCGGATCACGTCGACCTCGACATGGCCGGGGTCGCCGATGTGAAGCTCGCGCATCATGTAGGCGATCCGCGCCGCTTCCGCCTCGAGATGGAAGCGCTCGACGCTGAGCGGGCCGAACTTCGTCAGATCGAACCGGCTGAGGATGTTCAGCATCACCAGCATGGTGATCCCCGGACCGTTCGGCGGGCACTGCCAGACGTCGAAGCCCTTGTAGATGGTGCCGATCGGCGAGGTCGTCTCGGTGGAGTGGCCGGCGAAATCCTCCAGCGTGTGCAGGCCGCCGAGCCCGCGCAGCGTCTCGACCATGTCCTGCGCGACCGCGCCCTTGTAGAACGCGTCGGGACCATTGTCGGCGATCAGCTTCAGCGTCTGCGCCAACTCGGGCTGCTTGATGACGTCGCCGGTCACGGCGGCCTCGCCGTTCGGCAGCAGATAGCGCTCGGTGTTGTGGCCCTTCTTCAGCTTCGCAAAACCGTTCTTCCAGTCGAACGCGACGCGCGGCGCGACGACATAGCCTTCGGCCGCCGCCTTGATCGCCGGTTGCAGCAGCCTGTCGAAGCCGAACCGGCCGTGGTCGCGCAGGATCGTCGCCCAGGCGTCGATGGCGCCGGGGATCGTCACCGAATGCGGGCTGGTCAGCGGGATGGCGTCGATGCCGCGCTCCAGGAACCACTCCGCCTTGGCGGCCGCCGGCGCGCGGCCGGAGCCGTTATAGGCGACGACCTTGCCGGTCCCCTTGGGCTGATACAGCGCGAAGCAATCGCCGCCGATGCCGGTCGATTGCGGTTCGATCACCGCCAGCAGCGCGGAGGCCGCGATCGCGGCGTCGGCCGCGGTGCCGCCGGCCTGCAGAATCTCGATCGCGGCGAGCGCCGCCTGCGGATGCGAGGTCGCCACCATGGCGTTTCGGGCATGGACCGTGGACCGGCCGGCGAAGTGAAAATTCCTCATGGGAACAAGCTCATTGGTTCACCGCGCCGCGCTTCGGCGCCGGCCTAATTGGCATATTCCGGCGGGCCTGGGCAATCCTCGCCGACGCATGCCTCGAGCTGCGGGGTTTCGCGCGGCGGGCGCGGCTGATAGATCATCGCGCTCGCGCGGCGAGCCCGCACAGCAGTGGAGCGTCCGATGGCCGACGATCAAACCCCCAGCGACCGCATCGAGGCGCTGGAGATGCGCCTGACCTATCAGGACGAGACCATCGACACGCTGAACCAGACCGTCACCGCGCAGTGGAAGCAGATCGACGCCCTGACGCGACAGATCGCGGCCCTCTCCGAGCGCCTCGCCCAGGCCGAAACCAGCGTCGCCGCCCCCGCCAACGAGCGCCCGCCGCATTATTGAGGCGGGGCTGTAGTCGCGCGCGGTCTTGCGCCAGTCCGCAATCTGATCTGTGGCGGGGCTCTCTTCACCCTCCCCTGGAGGGGGAGGGTCGGCGGGCAGCGCGCGAAGCGCGGTGCACGACGGGGTGGGGTGAGCCGCGGGCACGGCGGATGAACTCTTCGCCACCCCACCCCGCTCGCTACGCGAGCGACCCTCCCCCTCCAGGGGAGGGTGTTTAGTCCCGCCCCGCCGCCAATCGCTGATCGCGCAGCTCGCGTTTCAGCACCTTGCCGATCGCGCTGCGCGGCAAGGCTTCGGAGAGGACGACATCGGACAGCCGCTGGGTCTTGCCGACCTGGGCGTTGGTCCACGCTTTCAGCTCCGCGGGGTCGAGCGCTGCGCCCGGACGCGGCACCGCGAAGGCCACCGGCGTCTCGCCCCAGTCTTCCGACGGCATGCCCACCACCGCAACCTCGAGCACCGCAGGATGCTGGCTCGCGATCGCCTCGATGTCGCTCGGACAGATGTTGAAGCCGCCGGAGATGATCATGTCCTTCTTGCGGTCCATCAGCGTCAGGAAGCCCTCGGCATCGAACCGGCCGACGTCGCCGGTGCGCACCCAGCGGTTGCCTTCCTTGTCGGTCCACAACGTCTCGGCCGTCTTCTGCGGCTGATTGAGATAGCCCTTCATCATCACCGCCGAGCGGCCGACGATTTCGCCAATCTCGCCCTGGGCGACGAAATCGCCGTCCTCGTCGATCAGCCGGATCTCGTGCTCCGGCATCGGCTGGCCGACGGTTGCGAGCTTGTCGGGATGCTCGTGCGCCAGCAGCGCGCAGGAGCCGCCGCCCTCGGTCATGCCATAGTACTCGGTGAGGCCGCCGGGCCAGCGCGCCAGGATATCGCGCTTCAGCTCGGCCGCGAACGGCGCCGAGGTGCAGAACTTCATCACGAAGGACGACAAATCGTAGTCGGCGAATTCGGGCATCGCCATGATCCGGCGATATTGCACCGGCACCAGCATCGCGTGGGTGACGCGGTGCTTCTGCGCCAGGTCGAGGAAGCCCTTGGCGTCGAACTTCTTCATCAGCACCAGCGTGCCGCCGCCGGCCAGCGTCGGGTTGAAGCACACCAGCGTGGTGTTGGAATAAAGCGGCGTCGACAGCAGCGTCACGGCGTCGGGCCCGTAGCCGAGCGGATCGAGCTGGCCGTATTGCCGCCAGCGTAGATAGTGGGTGTGGACGATGCCCTTCGGCGTGCCGGTGGTGCCCGACGAATAGATGATGTTGAACACCCATTCCGGATCGACCGTCACCGGCGCGGGCTTCGCGCCTTCCGGCGCGATCCAGCCGGCGAAGGCGGCCCCGCTGGCGCGGCCGTCGAGCGCGACGCGGCGGATGGCGGGGTCGATCGCTGCGCCCTTCATCGCATCGGCGGCGAAGTCGTCGGTGAACAGGATCCTGGCGGCGGAGTCCTTGACCATCGCGGCGAGATCCTGCGCGGTCGAGGACGGCGCCAGCGGCGCCACCGCGACGCCGGCGCGGAGCGCGCCGAGAAAGGTCGCGACGTATTCGATCGAGGACAGCGCGCAGATCGAGATCGCATCGGTCGGCTCGATACCGTCGCGCTGCAAGGCGGCCGCGACACGGTCGATCAGCGCGTCGAATTCCGCGTAACGCAATTGACGCTCACCGTCGATCACCGCGATCCGGTCCGGATGCGCCTGCGCCGTGCGGCGCACCAGTTCGTCGAGGGTGATGAAGTCGGGCATTTCGGTCTCCGGTTGGTTTCTTGTTGGCTCTGTATAGCAGCAAGACTCGTCATCCTGAGGCGCGAGCGAAGCGAGCCTCGAAGGATGACAGCGGCACGTGTGGCCCATCCTTCGAGGCGCGCCCCTCAGGATGACGCCGACGGCGTCGAAAGCCTACCGATCCAGCTTCTCTCCCCTCAACCACGCCGCGCCGCTGGCGTAAAGCCGCTCCACCGCCTCGCCTTGAAGGCCCGGCATGTCGCGCTTGATCTGGTAGCCGATCCGGCTCTGCAGATACGCCAGATGCCGATAGCCTTCGGGGAATTGCGCGAGCAGCGCGGCATCGAGTTCGAGCTTCGCCGAGGGATCGACCGGATCCATCCGGTCCTTTTCATAGATCGGCTGACGCAGCACGAAGCCCCAGCGGCCGTCGCGCTTTTCGAGAAAATCGTAGAACCGCCCGGTGCAGACGACGTCGACCACGACGTCGTGCACGCGGGCGCGCTGCGCGATCGTCATCTTGGTCTGCGAGATCGCGCGGGGCCCCGCGAGGTCGATCGCCTGCCCACCGAGGAAATGCAGGATCGAGACGCCCTTGGCCCAGCCGGCCTTGCTCATGGCGATGAATTCGTCGGCGGTGCCTTGGGTCCAGGTCGCCATCATCCGGCCGTCGTCGAACCAGACGGTGCGAAACCGGTCCCAGTCGCCGGCGTCCCGCCACACCACCCAATTCTCGATCAGGTCGCGAATCGCGAGCCTGTCCTGCAACTCCGGATCCATCTGCCGTTTCCGCCCCAGCGTCTTGCGCGGTGCCACTATAAGAACGGCAGCACAAAGTGCGAGGGGGCCGGATGCAGCGGCGCCCTGCTTCGGCGTCGGGTCGGAGGAGGCAAGGCCGCGATCGGGCGGGGCCGCGCGGCTCAGTTGCGGGCTTCGGAGCGGTCCTGCAGCATCGCGCTCAACCGCGGGTGCACCTCGATGTTGCGGTCGTAGCTGATCAGGCCGAGCTTGCGGAACTTGTTCATGAAGAAGCTCACGCGCGAACGCGTAGTGCCGATCATCTCCGCCAGCGTCTCCTGGCTGATGTGCGGTGCGATCGGCTGCGCGCTGCCGTCATTGTCGAGCTTCGAGAGGCGCAGCAGCAACCGCGCCAGCCGCTTCTCGCTGGAGTTGAACAGCTGGTCGATCAGATCCTCTTCCATCCCGCGGTTGCGCAGCAGCAGATGGCGGGTGAACAGTTCGGCGAAATCGGCTTCGGTGCGTAGCGCCTCGATCATCAGGCATTTGTTGATCGAGGCGACGACGCAATCGCGCATCGCGATCGTGGTCGCGCAACGCGTCTCATCGCCGATGAGGCAGTCATCCCCGAAAAACTGCCCGGATTCCACCAGACGGATCGCCGCCTCCTTGCCCTGCGCGGACAGCACCACGACCTTGATCCGGCCATCGAGCAGAAAGAACACGCTGTCGGCGGCGTCGCCCTGGGAGAAGATCTCCTGGTCCCGCGTGAACCGCAGGATCGACTTTCCAGCGCCGGGCCTGGCGAAAAACTCCCGGTAGTCGAAATCGGCTTCCAACCTCATAACCGTCTCCAACTCCATGGGAAGCTGATACGGCTGAAATGATAGACCGCCGCCGCCTGAAATCGCTGGTAAAAACTCCGAACCTAGTGAAGGTACGAGGTCTCGCCGCAACAGTTTCAAACGGGTAGTCGACGAAAGAGAGCCTTCGGCGAGAACATGCAGACCGGTACGCGCGCGCGTTGAGCTCCCCCTTGATCCTTCAACGGACGAGACCAGGTTGGAGCCGCGTCGCCTCAGCGGTCACGCTCCGCAGATGGAGACCGGGCAGAATACGATCGGGGCGATCCACTGATCGTCGCCGATCAAGCATCACGCCACCGGCGTGATCCGCTCGTCGCTCCACGACAGGCCGAATTCGTCGAGGCCGGCGGCGAGATAGTCGCTGAGCAGCGGCTCGCCGAGCAGGTAGCGCGCGGTGCGGCCGTTGCGGCCGTCGGCGGCCTCGCGGCGGAGATCCTCCCATTCCTCGATGCTGCCGTCGCCGCGGCCGAGCCGCATCAGCGCGACGAGATCGATCTGTTCTTCCTCGGTCATCGCGGCGATGAAGCCGGCGATCTCCTGCGCCACCGGATCGTTGCCGTTGTCTTCCAGCACGTCGATCATGTTGTCGTCGGCGCCGTTCGACCCGGAATCGACGTCCGTGGCGCCTTCCTTGACGTCGTATTCCCGTGCCTTCTCGATCAGGAAGCCGACCTTGTCGGTGGAAATTGCGAGTTCAGGCATCGAATGATCTCCCATCGTTTGGCGCCATACGACCAACGCGTCGCAGCGGCGGATGATCCATTGCACCGCACCGGCAAAACCAGCATGGTCGGGCAAAACAACAGTCGGGAGAGACGTGGGATGGGCTGGACGATCGGCAAGGTCAAGATCACAAAAATCGTCGAAATCGAATCCACCGGGGGCACCCGGTTCATCCTGCCGCAGGCGACCAACGAGGAAATCCAGAAGCTGGCCTGGCTCGCGCCGGACTTCGCCAATGCGGAGGGCCGGCTGCGAATGACGGTGCACGCGCTGGTGGTCGAGACGCCGACGCGCCGCATCGTGGTCGATACCTGCATCGGCAACGACAAGCAGGGCCGCAGCGTGCCGACCTGGAACGGGCTGGACAGGCCTTTTCTCGCCGACATGGCCGCGGCGGGCTATCCCGCGGACAGCATCGACACCGTGATCTGCACGCATCTGCACGTCGATCACGTCGGCTGGAATACAAGGCTCGTCGATGGGCGCTGGGTGCCGACCTTCGGCAACGCACGCTATGTGTTCGCGCGCGACGAATACGACTACTGGAAACAGCACAGCACCGAGGGCGAGCACGCGGCGGTGTTCGCGGATTCGATCAAGCCGGTGGTCGATGCCGGTCTGGTCGACCTGGTGGCGAGCGACGCTGCGGTGGCGGACGAGATCACGCTGATCCCGACGCCCGGCCACAGCCCCGGCCATGTCAGCCTGCACGTCCGGTCCGATGGCAAAGAGGCGCTGCTGAGCGGCGACGTCGCGCACCATCCCTGCCAGATGGCGCATCTGGACTGGGCCTCGACGGTCGATTTCGATCCGAAGCAATCGACCGAATCCCGGCGCGCGCTGTTCTCGCGCTTCGCCGATACGCCGACGCTGGTGATCGGCGGCCATTTCGGACCCGGCCACATCACGCGCGACGGCGACGCCTTCCGGCTGGTGGCAGCGCAATAACAGCGCCCGCGCAGCAACGCCGCATGGGCCGCCCGCGACTACGCCGGTTGAATTCCGCGCGGCGCTGCTCCATGAGGTGAGCAGCAAAATTCAGGAGGAAGCGCTACATGAAGCTCGTTCGATATGGTGAGATTGGCCAGGAGAAGCCCGGCCTGATCGATAAATCAGGCCAGTTGCGCGATCTGTCGGCGCAACTGCCGGACCTCGCCGGCGAAGCGTTTGCGCCGGCCGGCCTCGCCAAGCTCGCCGCGCTCGATCCCGCGAGCCTGCCGGCCGTGGCAGGCCAGCCGCGGATCGGATCGCCGGTCGGCGGCGCGCCGAAATTCATCGCGATCGGGCTGAACTACGCGGATCACGCCGCCGAAGCCAACATGCCGATTCCGTCCGAGCCGATCGTCTTCATGAAGGCGTCGAGCTCGCTGTGCGGGCCGAACGACGACGTCGAAAAGCCGCGCGGCTCGACCAAACTCGACTGGGAAGTCGAACTCGCGATCGTGATCGGCACCCGCGCCAAATACGTCTCCGAGGCCGATGCGCTCGACTACGTCGCCGGCTACGCGGTCTGCAACGACGTCTCCGAACGCGCCTTCCAGATCGAGCGCATGGGGCAATGGACCAAGGGCAAGTCGCACGACACCTTCGGGCCGCTGGGCCCGTGGCTCGTCACCAGGGACGAGATCGCCGACGTGCACAAGCTCGGGATGTGGCTCGACGTCAACGGCAAGCGCTGCCAGACCGGCTCGACCGCGACGATGATCTTCAACGTGCCGAAGATCGTGTCCTATTTGTCCGAACTGATGACGCTGCTGCCCGGCGACATCATCACCACCGGCACCCCGCCCGGCGTCGGCATGGGCATGAAACCCCCGCAATTCCTCGATGTCGGCGACGTCGTCACGCTCGGCATCGACGGTCTCGGCGAGCAGAAGCAGACCATCGTGGCGGCGTGAGCGCTGCGACGAGCAAAGCCTCATCCTGAGGAGCGCTCCGCAAGGAGCGCGTCTCGAAGGATGGCGAAGTGAGTGGTGCCTGCGGCCCATCCTTCGAGACGCCCGACGACGCGCGACGCGCGTTGCCGGGCTCCTCAGGATGAGGTCGTAGTTGGTGAAACGCCGTATTGATAAGCCCAATTGGAAGGGACTTCCGATGAAACTCTCGTTCTCCCCCGCCTCGCCGTTCGCGCGCAAGCTGCGGATCGCGGCGATCGAGCTCGGACTGATCGACCGGATCGAATTCGTTTCGGCGACGGTGATCCCCGGGCAGGCCAATGACGACTACATGCGCGACGTCAATCCGCTGAAGAAGCTGCCGGCGCTGATCCTCGACAACGGCGAGGTGATCGTCGATTCCTTCGTGATCGCCGAGTATCTCGACGACCTCGCCGGCGGCGGCAAACTGATGCCGGCTTCGGGGCCGGAGAAGTGGCGCGTGAAGAGTGATCACTCGCTGCTGCAGGGCATGCTGGATTCGATGCTGCTGTGCCGCTACGAGAAGCTGGTGCGGCCGAAGGAGCTGTTCTGGCAGGGCTGGTACGACGACCACTGGAATCGCGCCTGGACCGGCCTGGCGCGTTTCGAGAAGGCCGATAAGGTCTTGAACGGACAGCTTGATTTGGCGCAGATCGGGCTGGTTTGCGTGCTCGGTTATGCGGATTTCCGGTTTCCGGATTGCGGCTGGCGCGAGGCCTACCCCAAACTCGCCGCGTTCAACGAGAAAATGCTGGAGCGTCAATCGGTTAAGGTCTC
This genomic window contains:
- a CDS encoding MBL fold metallo-hydrolase, with protein sequence MGWTIGKVKITKIVEIESTGGTRFILPQATNEEIQKLAWLAPDFANAEGRLRMTVHALVVETPTRRIVVDTCIGNDKQGRSVPTWNGLDRPFLADMAAAGYPADSIDTVICTHLHVDHVGWNTRLVDGRWVPTFGNARYVFARDEYDYWKQHSTEGEHAAVFADSIKPVVDAGLVDLVASDAAVADEITLIPTPGHSPGHVSLHVRSDGKEALLSGDVAHHPCQMAHLDWASTVDFDPKQSTESRRALFSRFADTPTLVIGGHFGPGHITRDGDAFRLVAAQ
- a CDS encoding fumarylacetoacetate hydrolase family protein, which produces MKLVRYGEIGQEKPGLIDKSGQLRDLSAQLPDLAGEAFAPAGLAKLAALDPASLPAVAGQPRIGSPVGGAPKFIAIGLNYADHAAEANMPIPSEPIVFMKASSSLCGPNDDVEKPRGSTKLDWEVELAIVIGTRAKYVSEADALDYVAGYAVCNDVSERAFQIERMGQWTKGKSHDTFGPLGPWLVTRDEIADVHKLGMWLDVNGKRCQTGSTATMIFNVPKIVSYLSELMTLLPGDIITTGTPPGVGMGMKPPQFLDVGDVVTLGIDGLGEQKQTIVAA
- a CDS encoding glutathione S-transferase; protein product: MKLSFSPASPFARKLRIAAIELGLIDRIEFVSATVIPGQANDDYMRDVNPLKKLPALILDNGEVIVDSFVIAEYLDDLAGGGKLMPASGPEKWRVKSDHSLLQGMLDSMLLCRYEKLVRPKELFWQGWYDDHWNRAWTGLARFEKADKVLNGQLDLAQIGLVCVLGYADFRFPDCGWREAYPKLAAFNEKMLERQSVKVSVPPPA